From the genome of Miscanthus floridulus cultivar M001 chromosome 10, ASM1932011v1, whole genome shotgun sequence, one region includes:
- the LOC136487018 gene encoding putative cysteine-rich receptor-like protein kinase 31 isoform X3, which produces MATQVDTYRTLEYMLCDKIGEPLSLKQHFLETITNNFSKDNLIGCGGYGEVYKGVLEDGLVAVKKLYSAHAIEDEPFHREVDCLMNIRHHNIVLFVGYCAETQEVVVHQEGKNIFAEKQERLLCFEYLRNGSLHKHLTDFGLSRLLGDEKSRTITQLRRGTWGYMAPEYLDNGVITIKSDIYSLGVIIRHMVKGRNSADTTNQDVLESWMIRLEKDSSQMRQQTQLLEIGYKEQIKACFEILQRCTRPAPKDRPTTEDILLTLEETEARVKLVAGPTPNACQLELAKFGPWGGDGGKPRDIKMLPYLLDNITISSGTIIDSIGFSYTDHYGQHHTIGPWGGKEGKNKIQLGPSEFLTGVSRTIGPFKSLINVITSLTFVTNTRSYGPFGKGRGTQFHIQMQNNGRVIGFFGRSNQYLNAIGVYTNQDARVARIGPLGGDGGVLHDIIDHNGQQHSAGSSGECGGSDHKPDVYAKFGPWGGDGGKPHDIKILPYRLDRVKISSGVIIDSIEFSYTDHDGQYHTTGPWGGHGGDNNSFQLGPLEFLIGVSGSIGTFNSQLNIITAMAALLVSLGVLDDISMQSVSTQILS; this is translated from the exons ATGGCCACTCAAGTTGATACATATCGCACTCTCGAGTACATGCTATGTGATAAAATAGGAGAGCCATTGAGTCTTAAGCAACACTTCTTGGAAACCATCACAAACAACTTCTCCAAGGACAACCTTATTGGTTGTGGCGGATATGGGGAAGTATACAAG GGAGTGCTTGAAGATGGCCTTGTTGCTGTCAAGAAGTTATACTCAGCTCATGCAATCGAAGACGAACCATTTCATCGCGAGGTTGATTGTCTAATGAATATTAGGCACCACAATATAGTCTTGTTTGTTGGGTACTGTGCGGAAACACAGGAAGTCGTCGTGCATCAAGAAGGGAAAAATATTTTTGCGGAAAAACAAGAAAGGTTGCTTTGCTTTGAGTATTTGCGTAATGGAAGCCTTCACAAGCATCTTACTG ATTTTGGTTTGTCAAGGCTCTTGGGGGATGAAAAAAGCCGCACGATCACACAACTAAGACGCGGAACATG GGGTTACATGGCACCTGAGTACTTAGATAATGGAGTGATCACAATCAAGTCAGACATATATAGCTTGGGTGTGATAATCAGACACATGGTGAAGGGACGTAACTCGGCAGATACCACTAATCAAGAT GTACTAGAGAGCTGGATGATTAGGCTGGAAAAGGATTCATCACAAATGAGGCAGCAGACCCAATTATTGGAAATAGGCTACAAAGAGCAAATAAAAGCGTGCTTCGAGATATTACAGAGGTGCACACGGCCTGCACCAAAGGATAGGCCAACGACAGAGGATATCCTACTTACACTGGAGGAAACAGAAGCAAGGGTCAAATTGGTCGCTGGGCCTACTCCAAATGCCTGTCAG CTTGAGCTTGCCAAATTTGGGCCATGGGGTGGAGATGGGGGGAAGCCACGAGACATCAAAATGTTGCCTTACCTCTTGGACAACATAACAATTAGCAGTGGAACTATTATCGACTCTATCGGGTTTTCATATACTGACCACTATGGACAGCACCACACTATTGGGCCTTGGGGCGGTAAGGAGGGTAAGAATAAG ATTCAACTAGGTCCTTCGGAGTTTCTTACAGGAGTATCTAGAACAATCGGTCCATTCAAAAGTCTAATAAATGTTATAACATCACTTACGTTTGTCACCAACACTCGTAGTTATGGACCATTTGGAAAAGGCCGAGGAACACAATTCCACATTCAAATGCAAAACAATGGCCGGGTTATTGGTTTCTTTGGTCGTTCCAACCAATATCTCAATGCGATTGGTGTCTACACAAACCAAGAT GCTAGGGTTGCAAGGATTGGGCCTTTGGGTGGAGATGGAGGGGTTCTTCATGACATCATA GACCACAATGGGCAGCAGCATAGTGCAGGTTCATCGGGAGAATGTGGAGGTAGCGATCATAAG CCTGATGTGTATGCCAAATTTGGCCCATGGGGTGGAGATGGAGGAAAGCCACATGACATCAAAATTCTACCCTACCGTTTAGATAGGGTTAAAATTAGTAGCGGAGTTATTATCGATTCAATTGAGTTTTCATACACCGACCACGATGGCCAGTACCACACTACAGGCCCTTGGGGCGGCCATGGAGGAGACAATAACTCT TTTCAGCTAGGGCCTTTGGAGTTTCTTATAGGAGTATCCGGATCAATCGGTACATTCAATAGTCAACTAAACATAATAAC GGCAATGGCTGCATTGTTGGTTTCTTTGGGAGTTCTGGACGATATCTCAATGCAATCGGTGTCTACACAAATCCTGAGTTAA
- the LOC136487018 gene encoding uncharacterized protein isoform X7 — MNIRHHNIVLFVGYCAETQEVVVHQEGKNIFAEKQERLLCFEYLRNGSLHKHLTAGPCGLPWHVCYQIIKGICLGLHYLHEKNIIHLDLKPDNILLDDGMVPKIADFGLSRLLGDEKSRTITQLRRGTWGYMAPEYLDNGVITIKSDIYSLGVIIRHMVKGRNSADTTNQDVLESWMIRLEKDSSQMRQQTQLLEIGYKEQIKACFEILQRCTRPAPKDRPTTEDILLTLEETEARVKLVAGPTPNACQLELAKFGPWGGDGGKPRDIKMLPYLLDNITISSGTIIDSIGFSYTDHYGQHHTIGPWGGKEGKNKIQLGPSEFLTGVSRTIGPFKSLINVITSLTFVTNTRSYGPFGKGRGTQFHIQMQNNGRVIGFFGRSNQYLNAIGVYTNQDARVARIGPLGGDGGVLHDIIDHNGQQHSAGSSGECGGSDHKPDVYAKFGPWGGDGGKPHDIKILPYRLDRVKISSGVIIDSIEFSYTDHDGQYHTTGPWGGHGGDNNSFQLGPLEFLIGVSGSIGTFNSQLNIITAMAALLVSLGVLDDISMQSVSTQILS; from the exons ATGAATATTAGGCACCACAATATAGTCTTGTTTGTTGGGTACTGTGCGGAAACACAGGAAGTCGTCGTGCATCAAGAAGGGAAAAATATTTTTGCGGAAAAACAAGAAAGGTTGCTTTGCTTTGAGTATTTGCGTAATGGAAGCCTTCACAAGCATCTTACTG CTGGACCATGTGGACTTCCATGGCATGTTTGTTACCAAATAATAAAAGGAATTTGTCTGGGCTTGCACTATCTGCACGAGAAGAACATAATTCATTTAGATCTAAAACCGGACAATATATTGCTTGACGATGGCATGGTGCCTAAAATTGCAGATTTTGGTTTGTCAAGGCTCTTGGGGGATGAAAAAAGCCGCACGATCACACAACTAAGACGCGGAACATG GGGTTACATGGCACCTGAGTACTTAGATAATGGAGTGATCACAATCAAGTCAGACATATATAGCTTGGGTGTGATAATCAGACACATGGTGAAGGGACGTAACTCGGCAGATACCACTAATCAAGAT GTACTAGAGAGCTGGATGATTAGGCTGGAAAAGGATTCATCACAAATGAGGCAGCAGACCCAATTATTGGAAATAGGCTACAAAGAGCAAATAAAAGCGTGCTTCGAGATATTACAGAGGTGCACACGGCCTGCACCAAAGGATAGGCCAACGACAGAGGATATCCTACTTACACTGGAGGAAACAGAAGCAAGGGTCAAATTGGTCGCTGGGCCTACTCCAAATGCCTGTCAG CTTGAGCTTGCCAAATTTGGGCCATGGGGTGGAGATGGGGGGAAGCCACGAGACATCAAAATGTTGCCTTACCTCTTGGACAACATAACAATTAGCAGTGGAACTATTATCGACTCTATCGGGTTTTCATATACTGACCACTATGGACAGCACCACACTATTGGGCCTTGGGGCGGTAAGGAGGGTAAGAATAAG ATTCAACTAGGTCCTTCGGAGTTTCTTACAGGAGTATCTAGAACAATCGGTCCATTCAAAAGTCTAATAAATGTTATAACATCACTTACGTTTGTCACCAACACTCGTAGTTATGGACCATTTGGAAAAGGCCGAGGAACACAATTCCACATTCAAATGCAAAACAATGGCCGGGTTATTGGTTTCTTTGGTCGTTCCAACCAATATCTCAATGCGATTGGTGTCTACACAAACCAAGAT GCTAGGGTTGCAAGGATTGGGCCTTTGGGTGGAGATGGAGGGGTTCTTCATGACATCATA GACCACAATGGGCAGCAGCATAGTGCAGGTTCATCGGGAGAATGTGGAGGTAGCGATCATAAG CCTGATGTGTATGCCAAATTTGGCCCATGGGGTGGAGATGGAGGAAAGCCACATGACATCAAAATTCTACCCTACCGTTTAGATAGGGTTAAAATTAGTAGCGGAGTTATTATCGATTCAATTGAGTTTTCATACACCGACCACGATGGCCAGTACCACACTACAGGCCCTTGGGGCGGCCATGGAGGAGACAATAACTCT TTTCAGCTAGGGCCTTTGGAGTTTCTTATAGGAGTATCCGGATCAATCGGTACATTCAATAGTCAACTAAACATAATAAC GGCAATGGCTGCATTGTTGGTTTCTTTGGGAGTTCTGGACGATATCTCAATGCAATCGGTGTCTACACAAATCCTGAGTTAA